In a single window of the Drosophila subpulchrella strain 33 F10 #4 breed RU33 chromosome X, RU_Dsub_v1.1 Primary Assembly, whole genome shotgun sequence genome:
- the LOC119557887 gene encoding protein CutA homolog, with protein MLMQYRICPRFLAFRWSLVRNLLIAASVTTAAAVTIRPAFAASSSAQCTTVGRREGCSSAASSSNSSANMGDQTPATASASVESYQAGSSSVAFVTTPDRESARKLARSIIDQKLAACVNIVPNIESIYMWEGKVTEDNEYLMMVKTRTNRIDELSKFVRENHPYSVAEVISLPIQNGNPPYLDWIAQSVPEKGGRQD; from the coding sequence ATGTTGATGCAATATCGTATCTGCCCAAGGTTCTTGGCCTTTCGCTGGTCGTTGGTGCGCAACCTGTTGATCGCGGCCAGCGTCACGACCGCCGCCGCCGTCACAATCCGTCCGGCGTTCGCCGCGAGCAGTTCAGCCCAGTGCACCACCGTTGGCCGCCGGGAAGGGTGCTCCTCCGCCGCCTCCTCCTCGAATTCCAGTGCCAACATGGGTGACCAGACACCAGCCACCGCGTCCGCGTCAGTGGAATCCTACCAGGCGGGCAGCAGCTCGGTGGCCTTTGTGACCACGCCGGATCGGGAGTCGGCCAGGAAGCTGGCCCGCAGCATCATCGACCAGAAACTGGCCGCCTGCGTCAACATTGTGCCCAACATCGAGTCCATCTACATGTGGGAGGGCAAGGTCACCGAGGACAACGAGTACCTAATGATGGTCAAGACGCGCACCAATCGCATCGACGAGCTGAGCAAGTTCGTCCGCGAGAATCATCCGTACAGCGTCGCCGAGGTCATTTCGTTGCCCATCCAGAACGGCAATCCGCCGTATCTGGACTGGATTGCCCAGTCGGTGCCGGAGAAGGGGGGCAGGCAAGACTAA